In one window of Microcaecilia unicolor chromosome 9, aMicUni1.1, whole genome shotgun sequence DNA:
- the JKAMP gene encoding JNK1/MAPK8-associated membrane protein isoform X1, giving the protein MACIGHYCGKPVVALNGTTEIYGECGVCPRGQRANAAKICQTCTESPELYDWLYLGFMAMLPLILHWFFIEWYSGKKSSSALFQHATALFECSAAAIVTLLVSDPMGVLHIQSCRVEMLSDWYTMLYNPSPDYVTTLHCTQEAVYPLYTIVFIYYAFCLVLMMLLRPLLVKKIACGLGKSDRFKSIYAALYFFPILTLLQAVGGGLLYYAFPYIILVLSLVTLAVYMSASEIESFKDLLVRKKRLIVLFSHWLLHAYGIISISRVEKLERDLPLLALVPTPALFYLLTAKFTEPSRILSEGANGH; this is encoded by the exons GTTTGCCCCCGAGGACAAAGAGCAAATGCAGCTAAAATTTGTCAAACGTGTACTGAGTCTCCAGAGCTGTATGACTGGCTGTATCTTGGCTTTATGGCTATGCTTCCCTTAATATTACACTGGTTTTTCATTGAGTGGTATTCAGGAAAAAAAAG TTCCAGTGCATTGTTCCAGCATGCCACAGCCTTGTTTGAATGCAGTGCAGCTGCAATTGTTACATTACTTGTAAGTGATCCGATGGGTGTACTGCATATCCAATCCTGCAGGGTTGAGATGCTTTCGGACTGGTACACGATGCTTTACAATCCAAGTCCAGACTATGTTACCACTCTTCACTGCACCCAGGAAGCTGTGTATCCTCT GTATACCATTGTCTTTATATACTATGCATTTTGCTTGGTATTAATGATGCTGCTTCGACCGCTTCTGGTGAAGAAGATTGCCTGTGGCTTGGGAAAGTCAGATCGATTTAAAAGCATCTATGCAGCACTTTATTTCTTCCCCATTCTAACGTTGCTTCAGGCAGTAGGAGGCGGTCTGCTGT ATTATGCCTTCCCATATATTATACTTGTATTATCTTTGGTTACTTTGGCTGTGTACATGTCTGCTTCTGAAATAGAG TCCTTCAAGGATCTTCTTGTACGGAAGAAAAGGCTCATTGTTCTCTTTAGCCACTGGTTGCTTCATGCTTATGGGATTATCTCCATTTCCCGAGTGGAGAAACTGGAACGGGATTTGCCTCTCCTAGCCTTGGTACCCACCCCTGCCCTCTTTTACTTGCTTACAGCCAAGTTTACTGAACCTTCAAGAATCCTTTCAGAAGGAGCAAATGGACATTAA
- the JKAMP gene encoding JNK1/MAPK8-associated membrane protein isoform X2: MAMLPLILHWFFIEWYSGKKSSSALFQHATALFECSAAAIVTLLVSDPMGVLHIQSCRVEMLSDWYTMLYNPSPDYVTTLHCTQEAVYPLYTIVFIYYAFCLVLMMLLRPLLVKKIACGLGKSDRFKSIYAALYFFPILTLLQAVGGGLLYYAFPYIILVLSLVTLAVYMSASEIESFKDLLVRKKRLIVLFSHWLLHAYGIISISRVEKLERDLPLLALVPTPALFYLLTAKFTEPSRILSEGANGH, translated from the exons ATGGCTATGCTTCCCTTAATATTACACTGGTTTTTCATTGAGTGGTATTCAGGAAAAAAAAG TTCCAGTGCATTGTTCCAGCATGCCACAGCCTTGTTTGAATGCAGTGCAGCTGCAATTGTTACATTACTTGTAAGTGATCCGATGGGTGTACTGCATATCCAATCCTGCAGGGTTGAGATGCTTTCGGACTGGTACACGATGCTTTACAATCCAAGTCCAGACTATGTTACCACTCTTCACTGCACCCAGGAAGCTGTGTATCCTCT GTATACCATTGTCTTTATATACTATGCATTTTGCTTGGTATTAATGATGCTGCTTCGACCGCTTCTGGTGAAGAAGATTGCCTGTGGCTTGGGAAAGTCAGATCGATTTAAAAGCATCTATGCAGCACTTTATTTCTTCCCCATTCTAACGTTGCTTCAGGCAGTAGGAGGCGGTCTGCTGT ATTATGCCTTCCCATATATTATACTTGTATTATCTTTGGTTACTTTGGCTGTGTACATGTCTGCTTCTGAAATAGAG TCCTTCAAGGATCTTCTTGTACGGAAGAAAAGGCTCATTGTTCTCTTTAGCCACTGGTTGCTTCATGCTTATGGGATTATCTCCATTTCCCGAGTGGAGAAACTGGAACGGGATTTGCCTCTCCTAGCCTTGGTACCCACCCCTGCCCTCTTTTACTTGCTTACAGCCAAGTTTACTGAACCTTCAAGAATCCTTTCAGAAGGAGCAAATGGACATTAA